From one Dama dama isolate Ldn47 chromosome 32, ASM3311817v1, whole genome shotgun sequence genomic stretch:
- the LOC133050396 gene encoding putative protein FAM90A24P: MAGHYGWLRACRLFQDQKVRKQTPGPGRQMALPLQEKDSTVKCKDCGAFGHTARSLRCPMKRWQGALVPLPLGSRLGKENLEARKLQDPPTPGTPNTAEREEEERQRKEEQQRKLLQRFPRRPRGRQPQSWKEEPEPGHCLRHPNMPVLVHTSKRISLQDSGHPRGSLTRKDDVKSTLPAVSLISRNLVQASKGSIEAPGKRFVQTPTPTCVNPPKKPRLSPVQTPPESTPTADLGAFLNLPPPPSSTAGHGPRVAAHVSRKTPAQGQRFDLQPPPDRSPSRSVCAVSAAHPAPIIRVPGQPLKMLFLREGEGRWSCRYTAPPSPQPAEWPAPPAQSPSVDQEPKGHTVPGPRSILYDDLQVSSSSEESDWDEDTSGN; encoded by the exons ATGGCTGGTCATTACGGATGGCTGAGAGCCTGCCGACTCTTTCAAGACCAGAAAGTGAGGAAGCAAACCCCGGGACCTGGGAGGCAGATGGCTCTCCCACTGCAGGAGAAAGACTCCACG GTGAAGTGTAAGGACTGTGGAGCCTTTGGACACACAGCAAGGAGCCTCAGGTGCCCCATGAAGCGCTGGCAAGGGGCGCTGGTCCCCCTGCCCTTGGGGTCCAGACTCGGTAAGGAGAACCTGGAAGCACGGAAGCTGCAGGACCCACCGACCCCAGGGACCCCTAACACGgctgagagagaggaggaggaaaggcagaG GAAAGAGGAGCAGCAGAGGAAGCTCCTGCAGCGATTTCCCAGGAGGCCCCGTGGTCGGCAGCCGCAGAGCTGGAAGGAGGAGCCGGAGCCCGGCCACTGCCTGAGG CACCCAAACATGCCCGTGCTTGTCCACACATCCAAGAGGATATCCCTCCAGGATTCAGGTCACCCAAGAGGGTCACTGACCAGGAAAGATGATGTGAAATCCACCCTCCCCGCAGTGTCTCTCATCAGCAGGAATTTGGTCCAGGCCTCCAAGGGCAGCATCGAGGCTCCAGGCAAGAGATTTGTCCAGACCCCCACCCCGACATGTGTGAACCCCCCAAAGAAACCTAGACTCAGCCCCGTCCAGACACCCCCAGAGAGCACTCCGACAGCAGATCTGGGGGCCTTCCTGAATCTCCCTCCTCCACCCAGCAGCACAGCTGGACATGGACCGAGAGTGGCAGCCCATGTATCCAGGAAGACACCTGCCCAGGGGCAACGCTTTGACCTCCAGCCTCCACCGGACAGATCTCCCTCCAGGAGCGTCTGCGCTGTCTCCGCAGCCCACCCCGCGCCCATCATCCGCGTCCCGGGCCAGCCTCTCAAGATGCTCTTCCTGAGAGAGGGTGAAGGCCGGTGGAGCTGCCGGTACACGGCGCCCCCCTCTCCACAGCCTGCGGAGTGGCCAGCCCCTCCTGCTCAGAGCCCTTCCGTCGACCAGGAGCCCAAGGGACACACTGTCCCCGGGCCCCGGAGCATCCTCTACGATGACCTCCAGGTGTCTTCTTCCTCTGAAGAGAGCGACTGGGACGAAGACACCAGTGGCAACTGA